TCAACCGACCCGTTCTGTACATCAGCCGGAATCTCTCGGAAAGGGAGGCAAAGTACAACACgatggagagggagtgcctcgccatccggtgggcggtcggggctcTTCGTTACTACCTATTGGGGCGCGCTTTCACCCATTTGGCACAGAGACGTTtaattaacgttgaaacaacattactTTCCcatgttgaaataacgttggatttgggttgaaaatgaaagttggatcaacgtttaaataccgacatTGAATTAATGTCAATGTTTCaatgttgattcaactttcagtttctacctaacagagacgtttaatcaacgttgaaacgtTACTTTCCCATGTTGAAATAActttggatttgggttgaaaatgaaagttggatcaacgtttaaataccgacgtagaatctacgtcaatgtttcaaggttgattcaactttcagtttcaacctaAGATCAACCAACCAATTATCAACCAATACATCAATataattaaagacaacaaaacgtagtgcatatatagctccaggctgaatcctgttaatgcaaaatttaaattaagtacaaagaaaatggagaatgtcaatcaatataattatttatttagcctgTGATGCCCATCCTATTCCTCCCTTCCGTGCAGGGgcatatttcagtttatttttaatggcatcatggaccatcgtttcggtccccttctgggtatccaagacactagctctaaacaggcaaaaagaatacacattaattaagggtgcatgtgatttaccccaatcaagttaatgtaattattaaacacacacacaaactcacctgtGACTACATCGAGCAGCTTCGTCTCGGCAAAGGCAGTTTTTCCCCCTCCCCCCTTCATGTTCAGATTGGACGTTAATTCATTTGTCATGAGCCTGAAATTGAACACGCAAGTCATACATGCAGGCCAAAAAGTACGGGATTTTGCATTATTATAATTCCCGATCTAGCACTCATAGATTAGAATTTGGGTCTTACATCgcctatttttattttaatacatatgtagagaaagaggaaaatacctgtccatgatggtgcttaaacagctctttaagtcatatccaatctttgagagcctggctgtctgcaaatatacaagaggatgtgtttagcatacactgggggaaggggctggcaaacacaaacatacattcaAGTATCGGGCCTGTTTTATTTACACGTGTTTTATCTACACGATTTCATAACCTGAAATTTTTACCTAAGTACAATAATATTTCCGATGTAAAAACAGCTACACaattataatgttataattacttaCCAGCAAATCTTTCTTGCTTGGTTGAGTTTTTATCAACTCGTCAATGTCGAGTAGTTCCTCCACTGTCTCCAATTTCTGCACATGGAAGGACAGTTTTATCAAAAAATTATCCTTTTTGGTATTATATGTATCATAGCAAGTGTACTGTGTCGTTCCATATATGCATAAACTGAAATCattgattgggaagaatggccgcccgagtggtgttttgttattggacttttgtgctcgtcacagtttgtccataacgaacaccatgttcaaacataagggtgtccatatgtgcacttggcaccaggacaccctaggccgcagttccatgatcgactttgtagttgtgtcatcggatttgcggcctcatgttatggacactcgggtgaagagaggggcggagctttctaccgatcaccacctggtggtgagttggctgcgatggtgggggaggatgccggacagacctgggaggcccaaacgcattgtgagggtctgctgggaacgtctggcagagtctcctgtcagacaaagtttcaattcccacctccggaagaactttgaacatgtcacgagggaggtgctggacattgagtccgagtggaccatgttccgcacctctattgtcgaggcggcagatcggagctgtggccgcaaggtagttggtgcctgtcggggcggcaatcctaaaaccccctggtggacaccagcggtgagggatgccgtcaagctgaagaaggagtcctatcgggtccttttgactcataagactccggaggcagtggacaggtaccgacaggccaagcggtgtgcagcttcagcggtcgcggaggcaaaaactcggacatgggaagagttcggggaagctatggaaaacgacttccggacggcttcgaagcgattctggaccaccgtccgccgcctcaggaaggggaagcagtgcactatcaacaccgtgtatggtgcggatggtgttctgctgacctcgactgcggatgttgtggacaggtggaaggaatacttcgaagacctcctcaatcccaccaacacgtcttcctatgaggaagcagtgcctggggaatctgtggtggactctcctatttctggggctgaggtcgctgaggtagttaaaaagctcctcggtggcaaggccccaggggtggacgagatccgcccggagttccttaaggctctggatgctgtggggctgtcttggttgacaagactttgcagcatcgcgtggacatcgggggcggtacctctggattggcagaccggggtggtggttcctctcttcaaaaagggggaccggagggtgtgttccaactatcgtgggatcacactcctcagccttcccggtaaagtttattcaggtgtactggagaggaggctacgtcggatagtcgaacctcggattcaggaggaacagtgtggttttcgtcctggtcgtggaactgtggaccagctctatactctcggcagggttcttgagggtgcatgggagtttgcccaaccagtctacatgtgctttgtggacttggagaaggcattcgaccgtgtccctcgggaagtcctgtggggagtgctcagagagtatggggtatcggactgtcttattgtggcggtccgttccctgtacgatcagtgccagagcttggtccgcattgccggcagtaagtcgaacacatttccagtgagggttggactccgccaaggctgtcctttgtcaccgattctgttcataacttttatggacagaatttctaggcgcagtcaaggcgttgaggggttccggtttggtaaccgcaggattaggtctctgctttttgcagatgatgtggtcctgatggcttcatctgaccggggtc
The DNA window shown above is from Nerophis ophidion isolate RoL-2023_Sa linkage group LG14, RoL_Noph_v1.0, whole genome shotgun sequence and carries:
- the LOC133568393 gene encoding uncharacterized protein LOC133568393 isoform X3; this encodes MRRHIPTRLEAGSNGSSSRLPPAFTGWEEYHSARNDGCHRAMTTPSKLETVEELLDIDELIKTQPSKKDLLTARLSKIGYDLKSCLSTIMDRLMTNELTSNLNMKGGGGKTAFAETKLLDVVTELVSWIPRRGPKRWSMMPLKIN
- the LOC133568393 gene encoding uncharacterized protein LOC133568393 isoform X2; its protein translation is MRMRGQGCGAGTERRDGEASQCLGWVSRCRTPQSPWTYPRSSMRTGLLPRVGWRPRVESALLVALLGLLLSLAMLSPPQQTMKLETVEELLDIDELIKTQPSKKDLLTARLSKIGYDLKSCLSTIMDRLMTNELTSNLNMKGGGGKTAFAETKLLDVVTELVSWIPRRGPKRWSMMPLKIN